The genomic interval TCCCCACAGTCTGACTGCAGGACCTTCAAGGCTGTAagtacaaatttatttaaaacatttcttcttGTTTTCAGACAACTTCAATCTcggatatttatttttcagaaaaaaaaaatgagcagaAACTATTTGTCCCGATTTGATGAGCTTCGCAGGGGAGACTACCTGATGTCCAACAACGGAGAATGGAAGGCAGTCTTCAAGGTAAACACACGTGTTGGGAGTTTAAAAGTTCAATAAAGTCCATTCACCTGCTTTATCTGTTGAAAATCTAGCAACAgctgtctctttctccttctGCAGGACGATGGAAACTTTGTCATCTATGGCTGGAAGCCTGTGTGGTCCTCAGACACCAGTGGAACTGATGCGGTCCGCCTGGTCATGCAGGAAGATTGTAACCTGGTCATGTACAACAAAGAGGGTGTCGGTAAATGGGTCAGCGACACGCATCGGTCTGGCGATAACCTTTCCCGGCTTCACCTAGCTGATGATGGCAATTTGCATCTGTACAATGGCCCCAACGAATTGTGGAACTCTACCCAATCCAAAGGGGTGAAGGCtagaaacaattaaatgtaatcTTAAGTCTAGATCTGATACCTAAAAAGACTTCATTTTCAAAGATGAGGAAAATTAGATTCTATTAATCTAACCAACACAGTTTTTTGACCTTATAatttcttgttttgtcttttactgTACACCATAATGTCATGGTCAACAATTGctgacaaaataatttatttctttgtatAAATTAGATTTCTCTGCTTGTAAATGGCCTTGTTTCTACATTATTAAagtggaaattatttttaaaaagagccGAAGCTTAAAGAGAATCAGTATCTCTTAAACATGTGAAATGAATGGCTATGAAGAAATTAAAGTTGGTTTAAAACTGTTGCAGACATTTGTccagttttttctcttttattatcCAGAAACCTATAGGGTTTGATGTTGAATGAAATACgtttattttgacatttaccCCCAGAAGTACGACAGTGTATTAGGGCCATTTTAcataaaaggaaacaaagagaaaatttaatttaatttttttattttattttctcaggttGAAAATATCTGCCTTTAATCGTGaatatctttgattttttttcccctcaaattTGTGACCTTTCAACATCCGAGAATTTTCGAGTTTTTACTTTAACATAtgtgaaattaataaaaacatttctgagattttatgtgggaatttactcttcttttttcccccttttatcAACaatggccctaatactccgttGAAGAATAAGAGACAAAAGGATGTAGCGACTTCAATCCAAAACTACAGCCGGTGCTGGCTGAGTAGGTTTTTGTACTATGACACGTAAGCCAAGATAAATTCCATTTGCGTTTTGTTTATATGACATATGACAATAAACTTTTGCTCAACCAAATGTAGCCCTG from Fundulus heteroclitus isolate FHET01 chromosome 21, MU-UCD_Fhet_4.1, whole genome shotgun sequence carries:
- the LOC105919201 gene encoding uncharacterized protein LOC105919201, with product MSRNYLSRFDELRRGDYLMSNNGEWKAVFKDDGNFVIYGWKPVWSSDTSGTDAVRLVMQEDCNLVMYNKEGVGKWVSDTHRSGDNLSRLHLADDGNLHLYNGPNELWNSTQSKGVKARNN